The DNA segment GGGTTGATTTTCACCGTATTGCCGACGGCCTATGGGCACGCAAAGTATGGTGATGCGTTTGGGGCCTTGTTCTATATGGCCTTGGTGTTGGCTGCGTGGACTTCTGCGATCGCCCTGCTCGAACCGGGCGTCGCTTGGTTGGTCGAGCGAGGGATGGCACGTGCGAAGGCCGCCATGGTCTTGGGAAGCGTTGTCTGGTTCCTGGGGCTGATGACTATTCTTTCATTCAATATCTGGTCCGGCGTCCTGATTCTCGGGCACAGCTGGTTTGGCTTGCTGGACATGCTGACAGGCAATTTGATGCTGCCTGTGATCGGCCTGTTGATCGTGGTTTTTGTCGGCTGGATGGTTGCCGAGCGCTCGTTGCGGCAGGAATTGCAGTTTCGGCGTGGGGTGTTTCGTATCTGGTTGTCGGTATTGCGATATGTAACGCCGGTGGCAATGCTACTGGTTTTGTTGAACGCCTTGGGTCTGATTCGGGGGGCATATGACGGCAGTAAGCCGATCAGCGCTGGTTAGCTATACGCCACAGGAGATGTTCTCGCTGGTGGACGACATCGAACATTACGCCGATTTCCTGCCTTGGTGTCGCCAGACGACCATTCTGACGCGCGAGGCGCGTGAGGTGAAGGCGAGCATTGAACTGGCACGCGGCGGCGTGCGCAAAACCTTCACCACGCATAACCGGATGCAGCCAGGCAAGATGATCGAGATCCGCTTGGTCGAGGGACCGTTCAGTCACTTGCATGGGTTCTGGCGTTTCGACGCGCTGGGTGAGGGGGCGTGCAAAGTATCGCTGGATATGGAATTCGATTTTGCCAATCGCTTGCTTGGCATGGCTGTAGGGCCGGTATTCAGTCAAATCGTCAATAACCTTGTCGATGCCTTCGTCAAACGTGCCCGTGAAGTCTATGGTGCCCGTTGACCAACTGACGGTCGAGGTGGTCTATGCCTTGCCCCAGCAACAGGCGCTGCTGACGGTAGTCATGCCCGCTGGCGCGACCGTCGAGCAGGCCATACGAAGTTCTGGGCTGCTCGCGATGTTCCCCGGCATTGACCTCGCGACCTGCCGGGTCGGTGTGTTTGGCAAGCTGTGCCGGTTGCTGAAACCGGTTTGCGAAGGCGACCGCATTGAGATTTACCGCCCCTTGGTCATCGATCCCAAGGAGAGTCGCCGGCGTAGGGCAGGCGGCGACTCGCGTTAGTTCGGCGATTTCTGATGCTCCGGCATGGCGGTAGGCCCGCCAACGATACGCGCGAGCTTGCCGTCCTGAAAATAGAGTGTCAGGTGCTTGACCATCTGGCGCCCATAGGTCGGGGTCAGCGCATAGGCATAGTCCCAGCGATTGGGATTGAAGGCATCGGTCAACAAGGGCTCTCCGAGGATGAAACGTACCTGGGCCTCGGACATACCGGTCTTCAACTGTTCGAATTGCGCGGGCTTTACCTCGTTGCCTTGCTGTATTGGCGGGCGGTAGCCGGATAGCCAGCTGGTGCTGCATCCGCTCAGTGCTAGAATGGTCAGGCCGAACAGGGAAATGCGTATTTTTTTCATTTGCGTCATCGCTTCAAATGGGCGCCGCACATCTTAAAGCAAACGGATGTGCATTGCTGGAAGGGACTAATGGAAAACCAAGACCTCAAACGCGCGGGCCTCAAGGTCACGCTGCCGCGCATGAAGATACTGGAAATACTGGAAACTGCGAAGCCACGGCACCTAACTGCCGAGGCTATTTATCGCCTGTTGTTGGATTCTGGCGAGGAAATTGGACTGGCCACGGTCTATCGTGTGCTCACGCAGTTCGAGGCCGCAACGCTGGTGCAAAGACTTCACTTCGAAGGTGGGCAAGCCGTTTTCGAGCTGGCGCGTGGGCATCATCACGATCATATCGTTTGTGGTGAATGCGGGCATGTGGAAGAGTTCTATGACGAGGTGATCGAAACCCGGCAGAAGGCGGTTGCGAACAGCCGCGGCTTCGAAATTCGGGACCACTCACTGATTCTATATGGTAATTGCCAACGCAAAGATTGCTCGTATCGCAATGTCGAGGATTAAGCTGGTTCCTTTACCATCTTAGCCCTGTTGGGCGCCGCGTAGCATTTCCTCCGCGTGCGCCTGCGACTGTGGGGTGATCTGCACTCCGCCGAGCATGCGTGCAAGTTCTTCGATACGAGCAGGATCGGTGAGCAGAGGGTCTATGCGCGTCTCGGTCGAATTCTGCCCCTTGATCTTACGAACAGCGAGCTGACGGTGCGCCTGTGCTGCGACCTGTGGTAAATGGGTGACGCAGAGAATCTGGCGGTCGGCTCCCAGCCGGCGCAGCATCTGTCCGACCACCTCGGCGATCCCCCGCCGATCCCGCTATCGACTTCGTCGAAAATGAGCGTGGGGAGGCGACGGTCGCGCGTGGCCGCCAACTGTAACGCGAGGCTGATACGCGACAACTCGCCGCCAGAGGCCACTTTGGCGAGCGCTCTGGCGGGTTGCCCAGGATTCGCGCTGACCAGGAACTCGACTTGATCGAGTCCGTGTTGGCCGGGTTTTTCGCTGGCGTTCTCGCGTACCGAAATAGCGAAATGCCCTCCAGACATGCCTAGTGTCTGCATTGCTTCGGTGATGGCGTGAGCTAGCGCAGTGGCCGCTTCGCGACGTCCTGTGGTGACGCGCTTGGCCAATGCGCGGTAATGCGTTTCGGCCACCTCTAGTTCGGTGTGAAGCTGGGTGCGGTGGCCATCGTGATCGAGCAATGACTCCCGCTCGTTCTGCAACACCTGGAGTCGTTCCTGTAATGCTTCCGGTTCGCAGCGATGTTTGCGCGCCAGTGTTTGGAGTAGCGCCAAGCGTGCGCCGATCTCATCCAGGCGTAGGGGGTCCAGTTGTACATCGTCCAGGTATCGGCGGAGTTCCGCGGCGGCTTCCTGGATTTCGATCTGGGCATTACGCATGAGTTCGAGCGGAGGCGTGAGGCGAGTATCGAGCCCTGTTGCGTTTTCGAGCGCGTCAACCGCGTGTGACAACATGCCGTTGACGTCCGGCTCGCCCTCGTAAATCAATCCATAGGCGGACTGAGCGGCATCGAGCAACTGACTTGCATGCGCCAGTCGCAAATGCTCATCCTCAAGTTCGCCGATTTCTCCCATCCGTGGCGCCGCAGCTTCGAGCTCGCGGCATTGAAAATCGACGAGGTCAAGGCGGGCCTGCCGATGTTGGTTGTCCTCTTCGAGCGTGCCTAGCTCGGTTTGTATGGAGGCCCATCGGCGGTAGGCGGTGGCCGTTTCGTCCAGCAGTGCGCCATGACCGGCTTGCAGGTCCAGCAAATCGCGCTGGTTTTCGCGGTGAAGAAGGGACTGGTGCGCATGTTGGCCATGAATGTCGACCAATTGTTCGCCCAGCGCCTTGAGTGTCTGAAGGGCAACGGGTGCACCGCCGATGTAGGCTCTGGTGCGTCCCTCGCGTGTGATGATGCGGCGTACCGTGCACGTGGTGTCGTCGGTGTCCAGGTCGTGGTCGAGGAGCCACTTGAGGGTTGTCGGGTGGGCGGTCAGATCGAAGCTGGCGCTGATCTCGGCTTTGTCTGCACCCGGTCGCACGACCGTGCTGTCGGCGCGATCTCCGAGCACGAGCCCGATGGCATCGATCAGGATGGATTTACCAGCACCGGTTTCGCCCGTGAGCGCAGTCATCCCTCGGCCCAACTCAAGCTCCAGATGCTCAATGATGGCGAAATCGCGGATCAGAATGTGTGACAGCATGGGTGCCTGGACTCGATGTGCGATGCGCTCGGGGGCTTAAGGACTCATGTTTGATGAATTTAAGGCTGCTCGCCCCAGTGCAGCTTGGCCCGCAGTATATGGAAGTGATCGTAGGTGCTTGGGTGCAGCAGGCGCAAGGGTTTGTCCTTCTGGCGTATACGGATGACATCGTCGGCGGTGATCGGACTGCAGGATTGGCCGTCGAAGGCCACCTGTGCCGGCGTCGTGTTGTGGGGGGATAGCGAAATTTCTATGCAGGCGGAGGAGCCGACGACCAGTGGTCGGCTGGTGAGTGTGTGAGGGCAGATGGGTACTAGTCCGATGGCCGGTAGCGAAGGCGATAGGATTGGCCCGCCACCGGATAGCGCATAGGCGGTCGAACCCGTCGGTGTGGCAATCACGAGGCCATCGGCGCGTTGGCTGCTGACAAAGTGGCCGTCGATCCGAATATCGAACTCGATCATACGTACGTCACCGCAAATATGCAGTACGACGTCGTTGAGGGCGTCGTGCCGCGCGATCGTCTCGCCAGCGCGCAGGATCTCGGTTTCCAACAGCGCACGTGGTTCTTCGATGTAATTGCCGCCGAGGATTTCATCCAGCCTCAGGGTCATCTCTTCAGGGGAAATGTCGGCGAGAAACCCGAGTCGTCCAAGATTGATGCCGATCAGGGGAACCTCGTGGCAGGCCAGCGAGCGCGCGGCATTGAGCAATGTGCCATCTCCGCCGACCACGATGGCGAGATCGCAGCGTTGTACCAGTTCTTCGCGGGTATGTAGCGCTTCTCCCGGCGCGAGACCGTCTGCACTCTCATCGAGGAGCGGTTGCAGGCCGCGGCTTCTCAGGAAGGCCATGAGCGACGCAAGTGTCGGCGTGAGCCGGGCGTCACCTTGCTTGGCAATAATTCCGGCACTCTTGAAATTTCGCATTGTTTACAGATACTTGGTTGATGGGGGCGGTGATGGCCCAAGTGGGGCTGCGCTTGACAGTCAGAACCCGTATTGTAATCATCGTCGCAGCCATATTGCATGCCCCTGTCGGTTGATGGCACATACCCGTATCCGTAACTATCCCTCCGATGACTCCGGGCTGGATGAGCGTTCCAGGCACCTGTTGAAGGTGTTGGTGGAGAGCTATATTCGGGAAGGACAACCAGTCGGTTCGCGCATTCTGAGCCAGAAAGCTGGATTGGATATCAGTGCGGCTACGGTGCGCAATGTCGTCGCCGACCTGGAAGCAATGGGTTTCGTTCGCTCACCGCATACTTCCGCCGGCCGCGTGCCGACCGCAAGAGGTTATCGCTTGTTCGTGGATACCTTGTTGCAACAGCGCCCCCCGATGCTGAGGCCTTGCGCCAGATGCATATCCATTTGTCACCGGGTCGTGGTGCGGAAAATCTGGTCGAGTCCGCTTCG comes from the Acidihalobacter yilgarnensis genome and includes:
- the fur gene encoding ferric iron uptake transcriptional regulator — protein: MENQDLKRAGLKVTLPRMKILEILETAKPRHLTAEAIYRLLLDSGEEIGLATVYRVLTQFEAATLVQRLHFEGGQAVFELARGHHHDHIVCGECGHVEEFYDEVIETRQKAVANSRGFEIRDHSLILYGNCQRKDCSYRNVED
- a CDS encoding outer membrane protein assembly factor BamE — its product is MKKIRISLFGLTILALSGCSTSWLSGYRPPIQQGNEVKPAQFEQLKTGMSEAQVRFILGEPLLTDAFNPNRWDYAYALTPTYGRQMVKHLTLYFQDGKLARIVGGPTAMPEHQKSPN
- a CDS encoding type II toxin-antitoxin system RatA family toxin; protein product: MTAVSRSALVSYTPQEMFSLVDDIEHYADFLPWCRQTTILTREAREVKASIELARGGVRKTFTTHNRMQPGKMIEIRLVEGPFSHLHGFWRFDALGEGACKVSLDMEFDFANRLLGMAVGPVFSQIVNNLVDAFVKRAREVYGAR
- the recN gene encoding DNA repair protein RecN; this encodes MLSHILIRDFAIIEHLELELGRGMTALTGETGAGKSILIDAIGLVLGDRADSTVVRPGADKAEISASFDLTAHPTTLKWLLDHDLDTDDTTCTVRRIITREGRTRAYIGGAPVALQTLKALGEQLVDIHGQHAHQSLLHRENQRDLLDLQAGHGALLDETATAYRRWASIQTELGTLEEDNQHRQARLDLVDFQCRELEAAAPRMGEIGELEDEHLRLAHASQLLDAAQSAYGLIYEGEPDVNGMLSHAVDALENATGLDTRLTPPLELMRNAQIEIQEAAAELRRYLDDVQLDPLRLDEIGARLALLQTLARKHRCEPEALQERLQVLQNERESLLDHDGHRTQLHTELEVAETHYRALAKRVTTGRREAATALAHAITEAMQTLGMSGGHFAISVRENASEKPGQHGLDQVEFLVSANPGQPARALAKVASGGELSRISLALQLAATRDRRLPTLIFDEVDSGIGGGSPRWSDRCCAGWEPTARFSASPIYHRSQHRRTVSSLFVRSRGRIRPRRA
- a CDS encoding RnfH family protein — encoded protein: MVPVDQLTVEVVYALPQQQALLTVVMPAGATVEQAIRSSGLLAMFPGIDLATCRVGVFGKLCRLLKPVCEGDRIEIYRPLVIDPKESRRRRAGGDSR
- a CDS encoding NAD(+) kinase; the protein is MRNFKSAGIIAKQGDARLTPTLASLMAFLRSRGLQPLLDESADGLAPGEALHTREELVQRCDLAIVVGGDGTLLNAARSLACHEVPLIGINLGRLGFLADISPEEMTLRLDEILGGNYIEEPRALLETEILRAGETIARHDALNDVVLHICGDVRMIEFDIRIDGHFVSSQRADGLVIATPTGSTAYALSGGGPILSPSLPAIGLVPICPHTLTSRPLVVGSSACIEISLSPHNTTPAQVAFDGQSCSPITADDVIRIRQKDKPLRLLHPSTYDHFHILRAKLHWGEQP